DNA sequence from the Cohnella herbarum genome:
CCTCGGACAGGCACATGATATTCCCTCAACCGGTAAATCGAAGAAAGCTGAGGACATGACGGTCAGGGAACTGTGCGAGGTCAAGAAGGATCTTCAAACAGTTGAGTAATGCGCCTAAGAATCCGAATCCGCTAGCTGATACTTCATGCGCGCTGTCTGTAGGTTGAAATGTGTTAGCTGATCAACGTTTCTGAGTCTCCGATAGAGGTGGTATCTAACTGCCAAGCGATGCGACAGGCTCCCAGCAAGGCTATATCCGCTTCACTGAGGATTATTATGATATTCGGAGATCGAAGAGGCAGAGGGAATCCGGGAGATGTTGGAACGGTTTGGGTGGACGCAGGACAGGGTTTCAAAGGAATTCGGCAAGTCACAAAATTGGGTTAATTTAAGACTGTCTCTCCTTCAATTGGATGTGCCAATCCAACAAAAAATTATAGAGCGCTCTATAAATTCTACCCAAGCAGGACAAATCGCTAGAGCTCCTAAGAACCTACAGTCTGCAATTGCTGACAAGGTCGTCCGTGTAGAACTTTCATCTCGCGACAAAAAATTACTTGTTAAATTGGCGGATCGATCGTTGTCTGATTGGCTTGCAGAGCGTTGTGAAACTACCGAAAGGTATAGGGGTTAGCATGTCGAATAGTCACATAGTGAAGTTCATAGGAGGGTTATCATGGGAGATGAAAAGTTTATAGCTTTTTTGGATATTCTAGGGTTTAGAGACATGGTCAATAGTAATAGTCATAATGATCTTGAAAAAATAATCGAAAGCGTAATTGAAAGGAATGTTTTGAGAGCTGAGAAAAATGTAAATAAAACTTTGAGAGATCTGAAATATGATGACGTGCAAATAAGCTTTCTAACTTTATCGGACAGTATAATAATTTGGACTGGTGATAAGAATGCATTAAGTTTTGTTGGTTTTATTATGATTGTGAATATATTGAGTGCTGCACTTATGTACGATGGAGTTCCAATCAGGGGCGGCATTTCATGTGGACCTATATCAATAAAACAAGATAAAAGACAATATTTATATGGCAAGGGAATCGTTAAAGCGTATAATATCGAAAAGAAACAGGATTGGTCGGGAGTGGTTATAGACCCTGAAGTATTGAAACTAGATGAACTTTATAATTCGAAAGAAATAGAACTATTAAGAAGTCATAATCACATAGTGGATTACAAAGTTCCAAATAAGAGTGGTGAAATGTGCGAACAACCGTGTTTGAATTGGCCGACAGGATTGCAGTTATTAAGTAAGATGAATAGGTTGGAAAAAATAGATATCAGATCAAAGTTTGAAATGCATAAAAAAAGTATTAACGACTGGGGAGTCGAAAATAAGATATTGAACACGATAAGATTTTATAATTGGGTTCAAGAAAAAGAAAACTCCAGAGATTGATCTCCAGAGTGATTTGCACTTGCCCACATTTTGCCCACGCCTGCCCACAATAATGGTGATTTCATCATGTCAGTTAGAGCACAAAAACCTTGATACGTAGACATTCTTGGTTAGCATTGAATAGTCAAAACACCCCAAAATAGAAGAAGCACCTCATCGCCGTCCGGCGGGAGGTGTTTTTTTGCGTTCCGAGGCAGGCCGGCATTGCTGCTTGAACATCCATATACTATGCCGCATGGGCGGTTTAAGGAGGAAGTCAAGATGCAGGTCGTGTTTTTGAATCAGTTCGAACGGGTAACGGGTCAGGCGGAGGACAGAGCGCAAGTATTCATCGGGGAGTTGCAAGGGATTTGGAGCGCAGGGTGGAGGGCGATCCAGCTTGGAACGTCGGAAGTCGAGGACATTTGGTACGAAGGCATGAGTTGGGAGGAGTTGCTTGCCGCGTTTCGTCATGGGGTAGCGAGCAAGATGAAGTTAGGTTTTAGGCCGCTTTTGGATGGTATGTTGGAGGAAACGCCATTCTGGGAACGCCGACCGGCTTTCCCGCAACTGCTCCAATGTTATGCGGATTCGCAAGACGCGGAGACGGTGGTTGCCGATTTACGTAAGTGGAGGAGAGCCAAATCCGTCGAAGAGAAGAAATCCGCATATCTCATTGCAACGAATCGAGAGCTGCAGACGTTAGCTGTATTCTTGCCTCATACGTTAGAGGAACTTCAACAAATTCCCGGATTCGGGAAGATTAAGATCGAACGCTACGGTGACGAAATCATTTCTTTGCTTAAGGGCGTAGATAGAACCCACACTTATCCGTTGCAAGAATGGGTATCTCTAGCCGTCAGCGATGTGCAACTTTCCGAATGGATGTTCCATATGAAAGAGGATAAATACGGCAAAGCTTTAACCGTTGTAAAGGAGAAACGTTCATTGCTGAACGGCATTCGAGAAGGCCGGAATCTCGGACAACTGGAAGAAGAGCTGAAATGCCCTCGGCGTAAATTGCTGGAAAGGATCGAAAGGTTGGACGAAGAAGGTTACGACGTGCTGCCTGTAGTCGAACGGGAACTGCTTGAAGTCACTCCTGAGGAAAACGAGCAGTACGAGACGGCTATTCAGCAATTGGGAGACCGTTATTTGAAGCCGTTGCTGCAGCAAATCTACGGCGAGATCGGATCGAACGATGAAGAGGTCGAACGGCAGTACGAGAAGCTTCGCATGATGCGGATTCGTCATCGTCGCGTCAAACAATCCGCGGTATAGAAAGCTGCCAGAACGATTACGATAAATCCTCGCCTCCTCAACCGGAGTCGGGGATTTTTTTGTATTGCTTTAAATTCCTCAATCAGTAAAATTATGGTCAAAACGTATCAGAAGTTCTAATGTCCACTTCAAAATGTGAAATATTTCAAAGGAGGCACGGGATGCGAAACGATCCTGCCTATGGAAACCATGCTGACTGAACGGTTCGACCGCCTGAAAGAGGAAGGGAAACAATGGCTGCTGCCTCTCGATGAATTCCATCCTTACCCGCATGCGGAAGATCGCGATGCTTGGACGGCCGTAACGACCGAGTCCCGCCTCCGGTGGCTTTCCCTTGCGGAGAGATACATCGATTATGCTTGGCCTGCTTTGAAAGCTTCGCAATATTTGTCCTATCGCCGGGATGGAACATTCGTAGGTTATAACTACTCTTATTGGGAGAGAAGGACGATACTCGGTACTTTGGTGCTCGCGGAATGCATCGAGTACAGTGGACGGTTCTTGGATCAGATCGTAGACGGAGTCATGAGCATTTGCGAAGAAACGACTTGGATGCCGCCCCAGATGAACGGAGCGATTATTCGACCGGGATCGCAAGAGAGCTTGCACGATAGCGCAGATCATCAGGTGGAGTTGTTTAGCAGCGAGACGGCGGCTTTATTGATCTGGACGAGATACTTGCTCAAGTGCAGATTCGACGAGATCAGTCCGCGGATCTCCCTTCGTATAGAACGGGAAGTAAACGATCGCTTGTTGAAGCCCTATGCGCGGCGGGACGATTATTGGTGGATGGGGTTCGCCCCGGGTCACCGCGTAAACAATTGGAATCCTTGGTGCAACGGTAACGCGCTGATGGGTTTTCTTCTTCTGGAACGGGATTCGGAATCTCGGAACGAGGCCGTTGGCAAGATCATGCGAAGCTTGGACGTATTTCTTGAAACCTATCCGCCCGACGGCTGCTGCGATGAAGGACCGATGTATTGGGGGAAATCGGGCGGTTCCCTATACGATTGTTTGGATCTGCTGCATCAAGCTTCCGGCGGCCGGATCGATATTTTCGGGGAACGAATCGTCAAGGATATCGGGGCTTATTTGTACAAGGCACACATTGCCGGACCTTATTACGTCAATTTCGCCGATGGGGATGCGCTCGTCAGACCGGAAGGCGACGTCGTGTACGGTTTCGGTCGGGATATTCAGGATGATAATTTAATCCGGCTAGGAGCGAGTTTGCCGGAAACGGAACCGCCGCTTCATGATTGGTTTTCGATTTTCCGGCATCTGCGGAATTTGTTCCAGGAACGGGAAAGGAAGGACGCCGAAGCATCGCCGCCTAACGTTCCGGAGGCATGGATGGCCCATTCGCAAGTGATGTCCGCTCGGCAGAAGGGGGATGAAGGGTTGTTCATCGCCGCCAAAGGCGGCCATAACGCCGAATCGCATAATCATAACGATGTCGGACATTTTATCGTATACGCGGATGGCTTACCCGTACTCATCGATCTGGGAACCGAAGAATACCGGGTGCAAACGTTCAGTCCGCAGAGGTATGAGTTATGGTATCTGAAGTCGGAATATCACAATTTGCCGACGGTAAGGGGGATCGGTCAGCAAGATGGGCGGCAATTCCGAGGAGAGGATGCCGCATTTACCGGGGATGCCGGTCAGGCGGAGATGAAGTTACGAATCGAGGGAGCTTACCCCGACGAAGCAGGGATCGAAAAATGGCAGCGAACCTTCAGACTTTCGCGAGAAGGACGAGGGTACGTCGAGATTATCGACGATTTCCGGCTTCGCGATCCGGCTGCCGATCTTTATTACAGCCTGATGACGCCGTTAAAGCCGATTATCGCGGCTGATGGCGCAATCGAGCTCGAGTATGCGCCGAACAAACGAGTAACGGTTACGTACGATGCGGAAGCTTTGGTAGCTAAGAGCGAGCAGATCGAAATCGTGGATGAACGGTTGCGCGTAAACTGGGGAGATACGGTCTATCGCATTCTAATGACGATGAAGCAACCGGTAACGCAAGGCAAACACGCCGTCAAAATCATAAGGGGGAACTGACGTTTTCGGACATGAGAAAGAGGGAGTTTCCGCGAAACTGCCGGAATTCTCCCTCAGATAAATTCATCATCATCCAATGCCGATCACAACCAATCTTTCTTGCGAAAGAAGTAAAACATTCCGAACCCGATAACGGCCATGCATCCGATTAACACAACGGAGCCGAAATCGAAATGCATTCCCGGGATATAGTCGAAATTCATTCCGTAAATGCCGGTAATGAACGTTAAAGGCATGAAGATCGTCGTCAGCGCGGTGAATACGCGCATGATTTCATTGGCCCGG
Encoded proteins:
- a CDS encoding ParB/RepB/Spo0J family partition protein, whose protein sequence is MEEAEGIREMLERFGWTQDRVSKEFGKSQNWVNLRLSLLQLDVPIQQKIIERSINSTQAGQIARAPKNLQSAIADKVVRVELSSRDKKLLVKLADRSLSDWLAERCETTERYRG
- a CDS encoding HRDC domain-containing protein — encoded protein: MQVVFLNQFERVTGQAEDRAQVFIGELQGIWSAGWRAIQLGTSEVEDIWYEGMSWEELLAAFRHGVASKMKLGFRPLLDGMLEETPFWERRPAFPQLLQCYADSQDAETVVADLRKWRRAKSVEEKKSAYLIATNRELQTLAVFLPHTLEELQQIPGFGKIKIERYGDEIISLLKGVDRTHTYPLQEWVSLAVSDVQLSEWMFHMKEDKYGKALTVVKEKRSLLNGIREGRNLGQLEEELKCPRRKLLERIERLDEEGYDVLPVVERELLEVTPEENEQYETAIQQLGDRYLKPLLQQIYGEIGSNDEEVERQYEKLRMMRIRHRRVKQSAV
- a CDS encoding heparinase II/III domain-containing protein: METMLTERFDRLKEEGKQWLLPLDEFHPYPHAEDRDAWTAVTTESRLRWLSLAERYIDYAWPALKASQYLSYRRDGTFVGYNYSYWERRTILGTLVLAECIEYSGRFLDQIVDGVMSICEETTWMPPQMNGAIIRPGSQESLHDSADHQVELFSSETAALLIWTRYLLKCRFDEISPRISLRIEREVNDRLLKPYARRDDYWWMGFAPGHRVNNWNPWCNGNALMGFLLLERDSESRNEAVGKIMRSLDVFLETYPPDGCCDEGPMYWGKSGGSLYDCLDLLHQASGGRIDIFGERIVKDIGAYLYKAHIAGPYYVNFADGDALVRPEGDVVYGFGRDIQDDNLIRLGASLPETEPPLHDWFSIFRHLRNLFQERERKDAEASPPNVPEAWMAHSQVMSARQKGDEGLFIAAKGGHNAESHNHNDVGHFIVYADGLPVLIDLGTEEYRVQTFSPQRYELWYLKSEYHNLPTVRGIGQQDGRQFRGEDAAFTGDAGQAEMKLRIEGAYPDEAGIEKWQRTFRLSREGRGYVEIIDDFRLRDPAADLYYSLMTPLKPIIAADGAIELEYAPNKRVTVTYDAEALVAKSEQIEIVDERLRVNWGDTVYRILMTMKQPVTQGKHAVKIIRGN